In Mustela erminea isolate mMusErm1 chromosome 8, mMusErm1.Pri, whole genome shotgun sequence, a genomic segment contains:
- the LOC116597002 gene encoding methyl-CpG-binding domain protein 2-like translates to MGARRGAVYSGGARGACGRLGSGAGGCGSPPRAVPALGRRNCALRSVLRGAPEGRGRGGRAAGRGVPRCGAARGCAGLRGRARGASSAGPGCAGGGEARGAPPAPAALRSAGSAERGRPRGGSSAPPEGGRGTEGEGLAARDPSPSRAETGPDRGSGGVEPASSV, encoded by the coding sequence ATGGGGGCGCGGCGCGGAGCTGTTTACTCGGGCGGAGCGAGGGGTGCGTGCGGCCGCCTGGGCTCCGGGGCCGGCGGCTGCGGCTCTCCTCCCCGCGCCGTCCCCGCCCTGGGCCGTCGGAACTGCGCGCTCCGCTCGGTGCTCCGCGGCGCGCccgagggcaggggcaggggcgggcgggcggcggggcggggggtgccgCGGTGCGGGGCTGCGCGGGGCTGCGCGGGGCTGCGCGGCCGAGCGCGGGGTGCGTCGTCCGCGGGCCCGGGCTgcgccgggggaggggaggctcgAGGTGCGCCTCCGGCCCCTGCGGCGCTGCGCAGCGCGGGCTCCGCCGAGCGAGGCCGGCCGCGGGGAGGCTCGTCCGCGCCGCCGGAAGGAGGGCGCGGGACGGAGGGAGAAGGGCTCGCCGCCCGGGACCCTTCCCCGAGCCGAGCGGAGACCGGGCCCGACCGCGGCTCCGGTGGGGTCGAGCCGGCTTCATCCGTTTGA